The following proteins are co-located in the Mesorhizobium sp. M1E.F.Ca.ET.045.02.1.1 genome:
- a CDS encoding CaiB/BaiF CoA-transferase family protein, with translation MNSSLEGITVVAVEQAVAAPYASSRLADAGARVIKVERPNGDFARNYDKLVQGQSAYFVWLNRGKESICLDLTADEDRAILDAMVAGADVFIQNLRPSSINKFGFGSDELRQRFPRLITCDISGFGDAGAYSHLKAYDLIVQAETGLCAITGTKHGPARVGVSVCDISAGMTAHSAILQALFQRERTGRGTGIQVSLFDAVADWMNVPVLQFDYSAYQTMRAGVNHPSLAPYGAYRCADGKDVIFSVQNDREWANFCAKFLKQPELTRRPDFADNMKRLGNRAALDEIVVQRFAELSSDEAMTELEAAGLAYGRLNQVEHVSKHPHLRRLSVATPSGVIEMIAPAAIFDGEKAPLLRPVPAMGAHSEALRKEFGASTNTARPTSANDSRASRTC, from the coding sequence ATGAACAGTTCTCTCGAAGGTATTACTGTTGTTGCTGTAGAGCAGGCGGTGGCGGCTCCCTATGCCTCGTCGCGGCTTGCTGATGCCGGCGCGCGTGTTATTAAGGTCGAACGCCCCAATGGTGACTTCGCAAGAAATTACGACAAGCTTGTGCAAGGCCAGAGCGCGTATTTTGTATGGCTAAACCGCGGAAAGGAGTCGATCTGCCTTGACCTGACGGCAGACGAGGATCGCGCGATTCTTGACGCTATGGTTGCTGGAGCCGATGTTTTCATCCAAAATCTCAGGCCCAGCAGTATCAACAAGTTCGGCTTTGGTTCTGACGAGCTTCGTCAGCGCTTCCCTCGCTTGATAACCTGCGACATATCCGGGTTTGGCGATGCTGGAGCTTATTCCCATTTGAAAGCATACGACCTTATCGTGCAGGCAGAGACAGGGCTTTGCGCCATAACGGGGACGAAGCATGGGCCGGCGCGGGTTGGCGTTTCGGTTTGTGACATCTCGGCCGGCATGACTGCACACAGCGCGATCCTGCAAGCGCTTTTCCAACGTGAGCGCACTGGCAGGGGAACCGGGATTCAGGTCTCGCTCTTTGACGCCGTGGCCGACTGGATGAACGTTCCGGTGCTGCAGTTTGATTACAGTGCCTACCAAACGATGAGAGCGGGGGTAAATCACCCCTCTCTCGCGCCGTATGGGGCCTACCGTTGCGCTGATGGGAAGGACGTCATTTTCTCCGTCCAGAATGACCGAGAATGGGCCAACTTCTGCGCCAAGTTTCTCAAGCAGCCTGAACTTACCCGCCGTCCAGATTTTGCAGATAATATGAAGCGGCTCGGCAACCGGGCGGCGTTGGATGAGATTGTTGTCCAGCGCTTCGCCGAATTATCGAGCGACGAAGCAATGACCGAATTGGAGGCGGCAGGTTTGGCCTACGGACGCCTCAACCAAGTAGAGCACGTCTCCAAACATCCACATCTGCGACGGCTATCGGTCGCAACGCCGTCGGGAGTAATCGAAATGATTGCGCCCGCGGCGATCTTTGACGGAGAAAAAGCTCCGCTGTTGCGACCCGTTCCCGCCATGGGAGCCCATTCTGAGGCTTTGCGCAAAGAGTTCGGCGCCTCCACGAATACCGCTCGACCAACTAGCGCAAACGATTCCCGTGCAAGTCGAACTTGTTAA
- a CDS encoding methylaspartate ammonia-lyase, with protein MATALKVRDVILAPGNGSFFYDDQAAIRAGVATDGFRYVGAPRTSGFETIRMPSRSVSLGLVLSDDAIVWGDMMSVQYSGTGGRDSLFQTDAIAALARSVVVPRLLSADLSNFLGACDDVLAYHDGKRLPLAIEYGVSQALLGAAAHVARTTLAEVICSEFSLPLPERRVPIYAQSGDAREINVDKMILKSVDVLPHGLINTREKFGPSGATFREFVKWVGRRITEIGEPGYHPILHFDVYGWIGLEIGLEAGKIADFMARLADDVPGFRLHVECPADFGSTDAQLNEYAKIVDLLDARGSDARLVVDEHCNTLDDIRRFAEAKAAHVVQIKMPDVGSIADTAWAVLACKEHGVWAYVGGSCTETDLSARASANVAVATQADMMLAKPGMGVDEGISIVGNEQSRLLAALNYRRSRNDVQDANAESA; from the coding sequence ATGGCAACTGCTCTCAAAGTAAGAGATGTTATCCTGGCGCCGGGAAATGGTAGCTTTTTCTATGATGATCAAGCAGCGATTCGAGCAGGCGTCGCCACTGATGGTTTCCGGTATGTAGGGGCACCTCGGACATCCGGCTTTGAAACTATCCGAATGCCCTCCCGGTCCGTCAGTCTTGGCCTTGTCCTGTCGGACGATGCGATCGTCTGGGGGGACATGATGAGTGTTCAGTATTCAGGCACAGGCGGTCGCGACTCTCTTTTCCAGACTGACGCAATTGCAGCACTCGCGAGATCTGTCGTTGTTCCGCGACTTTTATCCGCTGATTTGTCGAATTTTCTGGGTGCGTGCGACGATGTCCTTGCCTATCACGATGGAAAGCGGCTTCCGCTTGCGATCGAGTATGGCGTGAGCCAAGCGCTGCTCGGTGCTGCCGCACACGTTGCGCGGACCACCCTAGCCGAGGTCATTTGCTCGGAGTTTTCCCTGCCTCTGCCAGAGAGGCGTGTGCCCATCTACGCCCAAAGTGGAGATGCCAGGGAGATCAACGTCGACAAGATGATCCTCAAGTCCGTCGATGTGCTTCCGCACGGGCTTATCAACACCCGGGAGAAGTTCGGCCCCTCGGGAGCAACATTCCGAGAGTTCGTGAAATGGGTCGGGAGGCGGATAACAGAAATCGGGGAGCCAGGGTATCATCCTATCCTGCACTTCGACGTCTACGGCTGGATCGGTCTGGAAATTGGGCTTGAAGCCGGAAAAATCGCGGACTTCATGGCGCGGCTTGCAGATGACGTGCCCGGCTTCCGACTGCATGTCGAGTGCCCGGCAGACTTCGGGTCAACCGATGCGCAACTAAACGAGTACGCGAAAATTGTCGACCTTCTCGACGCCCGGGGCTCCGACGCCCGTCTGGTAGTCGACGAACACTGCAACACCCTTGACGACATCCGGCGTTTCGCCGAAGCGAAAGCAGCACATGTAGTTCAAATCAAGATGCCTGACGTCGGTTCGATCGCCGACACGGCCTGGGCCGTTCTGGCCTGCAAAGAACACGGCGTATGGGCGTATGTCGGCGGCAGCTGCACCGAGACCGACTTGTCGGCAAGAGCCTCGGCGAACGTGGCAGTGGCAACACAGGCTGACATGATGCTGGCAAAGCCCGGGATGGGCGTCGATGAAGGCATTTCTATTGTCGGCAATGAGCAGAGCAGGCTGCTCGCCGCTCTCAACTATCGACGCTCCCGGAACGACGTCCAGGACGCCAACGCGGAATCTGCATGA
- a CDS encoding LysR family transcriptional regulator, with protein MELRQLKYFVGVVDAGSFTKAAEQLNVAQSALSHHVRQMEEAFGTQLLVRERTGVTATTAGTKLLDHARMILRQVKLAEEELTSKAKSPAGEVTIGIPSGAARVMVTELLALARERLPKVSLKIVEGMSGFIEEWMTAGRFNLAILYKNGESIGNSTVLAREEFCLVVPPNQPPFEDTIRLCDLHFYPLAVPMGANNVRRSVADVVAQHGCTLDVRFEVDSLSTIVSMVMDGKAYSILTPSAIQREVSLDQVRTVRVVDPVITRSVVLAVNPRDERSVEVAAVRTLIPEVVHQLAQSGRWPLILPAVEPALHS; from the coding sequence ATGGAACTGAGACAACTGAAATATTTCGTCGGCGTGGTGGATGCGGGTAGTTTCACCAAAGCTGCAGAACAATTGAACGTGGCACAGAGTGCGCTCAGTCACCATGTCCGACAGATGGAGGAAGCTTTCGGCACGCAGCTCCTGGTCCGCGAAAGAACCGGAGTGACGGCTACGACCGCCGGGACGAAACTTTTAGACCACGCACGCATGATCTTGCGCCAAGTCAAACTCGCCGAAGAGGAATTGACGAGCAAAGCGAAATCACCTGCCGGCGAAGTGACGATCGGGATACCGTCCGGTGCAGCGCGCGTCATGGTGACGGAACTCCTTGCGTTGGCCAGAGAACGCCTTCCGAAGGTTTCCCTCAAGATTGTCGAAGGGATGAGCGGGTTTATCGAAGAGTGGATGACTGCCGGTCGCTTCAATCTCGCGATCCTCTATAAGAACGGCGAGAGTATCGGCAACTCGACAGTGCTGGCCCGAGAAGAATTTTGCCTTGTGGTGCCTCCGAACCAGCCACCATTCGAAGACACGATCCGCCTGTGTGACCTGCATTTCTATCCCTTGGCTGTGCCGATGGGCGCCAACAACGTTCGCCGTTCCGTGGCGGACGTCGTGGCGCAGCACGGATGCACGCTGGATGTGCGATTTGAAGTCGATTCTCTGTCGACTATTGTCAGTATGGTGATGGATGGAAAAGCATATTCGATCTTGACCCCTTCGGCCATACAACGTGAGGTCTCTCTCGACCAAGTTCGAACTGTGCGAGTTGTCGATCCGGTGATTACCCGATCTGTAGTTCTCGCAGTGAATCCTAGGGACGAGCGGTCAGTGGAAGTCGCCGCAGTACGCACACTCATTCCCGAAGTTGTGCACCAGCTAGCTCAGAGCGGCAGATGGCCTTTGATTCTTCCGGCAGTTGAGCCGGCGCTCCACTCGTAA
- a CDS encoding amidase family protein, which translates to MIEFYADAETVTGADEGIFHGVPFFRKDVGATETGRLQERGSRLFKGCRADTDSYFFRRAQKAGLRTIGRTRDASFGRSRQFVVCRTVRDMAAALDVFSGPHPGDPFIIVQPNRPYREELSRPTGKLRVGLARTKWGTVDLDPEVVSAVESTASLLEEMGHLVTEVEPPYASREYTRVMLAGSSYFAISLEEAAQTIGREINAETLEPINLKIYEYGRSSQRPSGDIEEVLRRLRFRVGEAVDPYDILLTPTMPMVALPHGGIFSTINPTLSAEEFKEADAALYQYTGVFNVTGQPSVSLPVAQSTAGLPIGIQIVGRFGDEATLVRVARDIEEARPWKNRLPDSRAGRRRS; encoded by the coding sequence GTGATCGAATTCTATGCAGATGCCGAGACTGTTACCGGTGCGGACGAAGGAATTTTCCATGGCGTACCGTTCTTTCGCAAGGATGTTGGAGCCACCGAAACTGGCCGCCTGCAAGAGAGAGGGAGCCGTCTGTTCAAGGGCTGCCGTGCCGATACCGACAGCTATTTCTTCCGTCGCGCCCAGAAGGCCGGACTCCGAACCATTGGGCGAACCAGGGACGCGTCGTTTGGTCGAAGTCGGCAGTTTGTTGTATGCCGGACGGTCCGCGATATGGCGGCTGCCCTGGACGTCTTTTCAGGTCCCCATCCGGGCGACCCATTTATAATCGTACAGCCCAACCGTCCCTATAGAGAAGAGCTTTCGCGACCCACCGGCAAATTGCGGGTAGGGCTGGCAAGAACCAAGTGGGGTACGGTCGATCTCGATCCGGAAGTTGTGAGCGCAGTGGAGTCGACTGCCTCACTTCTCGAAGAAATGGGCCACCTTGTGACCGAAGTTGAGCCACCATATGCGTCCCGTGAGTACACGCGAGTCATGCTCGCCGGGTCAAGTTATTTCGCCATTTCACTCGAAGAAGCCGCGCAGACTATTGGTCGCGAGATCAACGCGGAGACTTTGGAGCCAATCAATCTGAAGATCTATGAATACGGCCGGAGTTCGCAGCGTCCTTCAGGCGACATCGAAGAGGTCTTGAGGAGGCTGCGGTTCCGCGTCGGCGAGGCAGTCGATCCTTATGATATCCTGCTTACGCCAACGATGCCAATGGTGGCCCTGCCGCATGGCGGCATCTTCAGTACGATCAACCCTACGCTCTCCGCGGAGGAATTCAAGGAAGCGGATGCCGCGCTCTATCAGTACACTGGCGTATTCAATGTCACTGGACAACCTTCTGTGTCTCTACCTGTGGCACAAAGCACCGCTGGGCTACCAATTGGAATTCAGATCGTCGGTCGCTTTGGTGACGAAGCCACTCTGGTTCGCGTCGCACGCGATATCGAGGAAGCCAGACCTTGGAAGAACCGCCTACCCGATAGTCGAGCAGGCAGAAGGAGAAGCTGA